In a single window of the Phaeobacter sp. G2 genome:
- a CDS encoding DUF934 domain-containing protein produces MTVIVTDAGFGPETWTAGFEGANALDLTSDADPAALSACIEGAEIIRIDFPSFADGRGFTLARQLRLMGYTGRLRAKGHVLADQYAMARRTGFDEVEISDDIAARQPQEQWLARAQWSAHNYQARLRGGSSAR; encoded by the coding sequence ATGACTGTAATCGTAACCGACGCGGGGTTTGGCCCAGAAACCTGGACCGCAGGTTTTGAGGGCGCGAATGCCTTGGACCTGACCTCTGATGCGGATCCTGCGGCACTCTCGGCTTGTATCGAAGGCGCAGAAATCATCCGCATTGATTTCCCCAGCTTTGCCGATGGCCGGGGCTTCACCCTGGCGCGGCAACTGCGCCTGATGGGCTATACGGGCCGTTTGCGCGCCAAGGGTCATGTGCTGGCTGACCAATATGCCATGGCGCGCCGAACCGGCTTTGACGAGGTGGAAATCAGCGATGATATCGCTGCCCGTCAGCCGCAGGAACAATGGCTTGCCCGGGCGCAATGGAGCGCCCATAACTATCAGGCCCGCCTGCGCGGTGGCTCCTCCGCCCGCTAA
- a CDS encoding phosphoadenylyl-sulfate reductase, which translates to MVNLDTYNADTDGLAASAASLNDKVAGLNARFRHHSATAVMQGALQDAGNIALVSSFGAESVVLLHMAAVIDPMVPVLFVDTELLFTETLVYQQEVSERLGLRNVQIVKAADIAAKDPYGALRFSDTDACCALRKTAPLQAALDGFDGWITGRKRFQAGSRAALDFFEVEETAAGATGRIKINPLAHWAPEDVRAYMTENRLPRHPLVAKGYPSIGCAPCTSPVAAGEDPRAGRWRDQSKEECGIHVVNGQFIRTGA; encoded by the coding sequence ATGGTGAACCTCGACACGTATAACGCGGATACGGATGGGCTTGCGGCCTCTGCCGCGTCGCTCAACGACAAGGTTGCGGGTCTCAACGCCCGCTTCCGCCACCACTCCGCCACGGCGGTGATGCAGGGTGCACTGCAGGATGCCGGCAATATCGCGCTGGTCTCCAGCTTTGGCGCTGAATCGGTGGTGCTGTTGCATATGGCTGCCGTCATCGACCCGATGGTGCCGGTGCTGTTTGTCGACACCGAGCTGCTGTTCACCGAAACGCTGGTCTACCAGCAGGAGGTGAGCGAACGTCTGGGGCTGCGCAATGTGCAGATCGTCAAGGCGGCAGATATCGCCGCAAAAGACCCCTATGGCGCGCTGCGGTTCTCGGATACCGATGCCTGCTGCGCCCTGCGTAAAACCGCGCCGCTACAGGCTGCCTTAGACGGTTTTGACGGCTGGATCACCGGGCGCAAGCGCTTTCAGGCGGGCAGCCGGGCCGCGCTGGATTTCTTTGAAGTCGAAGAAACCGCTGCAGGCGCAACCGGGCGTATCAAGATCAACCCGCTGGCCCATTGGGCACCGGAAGACGTGCGGGCCTATATGACAGAAAACCGCCTGCCGCGTCATCCGCTGGTGGCCAAGGGGTATCCGTCAATCGGCTGTGCCCCCTGCACCTCTCCGGTTGCCGCAGGCGAAGATCCCCGCGCCGGACGCTGGCGTGACCAAAGCAAGGAAGAATGTGGCATTCACGTTGTGAACGGCCAGTTCATCCGCACAGGAGCATGA
- a CDS encoding nitrite/sulfite reductase: MYKYNAFDEAFLAERNAQFRAQVARRIDGSLTEDEFKPLRLMNGVYLQLHAYMLRVAIPYGTLNSDQMRALALLAEKWDKGYGHFTTRQNIQYNWPKLNDIPDMLDALGEVGLHAIQTSGNTIRNTTADHFAGAAADELTDPRPYAELIRQWSTDHPEFQFLGRKFKIAITGSPNDRAVTKAHDVGLRMVERDGEIGFEVIVGGGLGRTPMVGKVIRDFLPQPDLLPYLESVLSVYNVLGRRDNKYKARIKITVQENGIEKVRELVEARFAERRAEFDGTDQALLNEIKTHFAAPAFRSGDISTYDATYAADPVFRAWADTNLAAHRDPNHAIVTISIKAHGQTPGDASAEQMRVMADLAQEFGYDELRISHQQNVIIPHVHKSDLPALHARLKQHALATANIGLISDIIACPGMDYCALATARSIPVAQEIASRFDDLKLEHDIGHLQIKISGCINACGHHHVAHIGILGLDRAGVENYQITLGGDATETAAIGKRTGPGFAYDEIVPAVERLVETYLAIRSGEDETFLETYRRLGMEPFKSALYPEAQKKVA, from the coding sequence ATGTATAAGTACAACGCCTTTGACGAGGCCTTTCTGGCCGAACGCAACGCCCAGTTCCGCGCCCAGGTTGCCCGCCGCATTGATGGCTCGCTCACCGAGGATGAATTCAAACCGCTGCGCCTGATGAATGGCGTCTATCTGCAGCTGCACGCCTATATGCTGCGGGTTGCGATCCCCTATGGCACGCTGAACTCTGACCAGATGCGCGCCCTGGCGCTGCTGGCCGAGAAGTGGGACAAGGGCTATGGCCACTTCACCACCCGCCAGAATATCCAGTACAACTGGCCCAAGCTGAACGACATCCCCGATATGCTGGATGCCCTCGGCGAAGTCGGCCTGCACGCAATCCAGACCTCTGGCAATACCATCCGCAACACCACCGCAGACCACTTTGCCGGCGCCGCCGCGGATGAGCTGACAGACCCGCGCCCCTATGCAGAACTGATCCGCCAGTGGTCCACCGACCACCCCGAGTTTCAGTTCCTGGGCCGCAAGTTCAAAATCGCCATCACCGGCAGCCCCAATGACCGGGCCGTGACCAAAGCCCATGACGTGGGTCTGCGTATGGTCGAGCGCGACGGTGAGATCGGCTTTGAGGTCATCGTCGGCGGTGGCCTGGGCCGCACCCCCATGGTGGGCAAAGTCATTCGTGACTTCCTGCCGCAGCCGGATCTGCTGCCCTATCTGGAATCCGTTCTCAGCGTCTATAACGTGCTGGGACGCCGCGATAACAAATACAAGGCCCGCATCAAGATCACCGTGCAGGAAAACGGCATCGAAAAAGTCCGTGAGCTGGTCGAGGCCCGCTTTGCAGAGCGTCGCGCCGAGTTTGACGGCACCGATCAGGCGCTGCTGAACGAGATCAAGACCCATTTTGCGGCCCCTGCGTTCCGCTCTGGCGACATCAGCACCTATGACGCCACCTATGCTGCGGATCCGGTGTTTCGCGCCTGGGCCGATACCAACCTGGCCGCACACCGCGACCCCAACCATGCCATCGTCACCATCTCGATCAAGGCCCATGGCCAAACCCCAGGGGATGCCAGCGCTGAACAGATGCGGGTTATGGCGGATCTGGCGCAGGAATTTGGCTATGATGAGCTGCGCATCAGCCACCAGCAGAACGTGATCATTCCCCATGTGCATAAATCCGACCTGCCCGCGCTGCATGCGCGTCTGAAACAGCACGCTCTGGCCACCGCCAATATCGGCCTGATCTCGGACATCATCGCCTGCCCCGGCATGGATTACTGCGCCCTGGCAACCGCGCGCTCGATCCCGGTGGCACAGGAAATCGCCAGCCGCTTTGATGATCTGAAGCTGGAGCATGACATCGGCCATCTGCAGATCAAGATCTCGGGCTGCATCAACGCCTGTGGTCACCACCACGTGGCCCATATCGGCATTCTTGGTCTGGATCGCGCCGGGGTGGAGAACTACCAGATTACCCTGGGGGGCGATGCCACGGAAACAGCCGCGATCGGCAAACGGACCGGCCCCGGCTTTGCCTATGACGAGATCGTCCCCGCCGTTGAGCGGCTGGTTGAAACCTATCTTGCGATCCGCAGCGGGGAAGATGAGACCTTCCTTGAGACCTATCGCCGTCTTGGCATGGAGCCCTTCAAGTCCGCGCTCTATCCCGAGGCTCAGAAAAAGGTGGCCTAG
- a CDS encoding DUF2849 domain-containing protein, protein MARPFTPKVITANDLLEGDVIYFQADNSWTRDLAQAELIVDEAEAQLRLLEAEKQNIRIVGAYLADAKAGPDGPEPVHFREDFRRKGPSNYSHGKQEAAAHV, encoded by the coding sequence ATGGCCCGTCCCTTCACCCCCAAAGTCATCACCGCCAATGATCTTCTGGAAGGCGATGTGATCTACTTCCAGGCCGACAACAGCTGGACCCGCGATCTCGCCCAGGCGGAATTGATCGTCGATGAAGCCGAAGCGCAGCTGCGCCTGCTGGAGGCTGAAAAGCAAAATATCCGCATCGTCGGCGCCTATCTGGCCGATGCCAAGGCCGGCCCCGACGGCCCGGAACCGGTGCATTTCCGCGAAGATTTCCGCCGCAAAGGCCCATCCAACTACAGCCACGGCAAACAGGAGGCCGCAGCCCATGTATAA
- the cobA gene encoding uroporphyrinogen-III C-methyltransferase → MTGPMTHTANSPAHSRSGMCCLSRGQVAFAGSGPGDPELLTLKVARALQEADVILFDRLVSAEILALAGAQAQLEDVGKEGFGPSMSQEEICARMVAHAQAGLKVLRLKSGDPTIFGRLDEELTACEEAGVAYQIMPGITAASAAVASIGQSLTQRGRNSSVRFLTGHDTRGFADQDWAALARPGEVAAIYMGKKSARFVQGRMIMHGANRATPVTVIENASRANQRVLETTLERLPTDLAAADFDGPALTFLGLAPRQSLAALSDLNMELA, encoded by the coding sequence ATGACCGGTCCAATGACACATACCGCCAATTCCCCCGCGCACAGCCGCAGCGGCATGTGTTGCCTGAGCCGCGGCCAAGTGGCCTTTGCCGGCTCTGGTCCCGGCGATCCTGAGCTGCTGACCCTCAAAGTGGCACGCGCGCTGCAAGAGGCGGATGTGATCTTGTTCGACCGGCTGGTCAGCGCCGAGATCCTGGCGCTTGCAGGGGCGCAGGCGCAGCTGGAAGACGTCGGCAAAGAGGGCTTTGGTCCCTCGATGAGCCAGGAAGAGATCTGCGCCCGTATGGTTGCCCATGCCCAGGCCGGCCTGAAGGTTCTGCGCCTGAAATCCGGTGATCCCACCATCTTTGGCCGCCTGGACGAGGAGCTCACCGCCTGCGAAGAGGCCGGTGTCGCCTATCAGATCATGCCCGGCATCACCGCAGCCTCTGCCGCCGTTGCCAGTATCGGCCAGAGCCTGACCCAGCGGGGGCGCAACTCTTCGGTGCGCTTTCTCACTGGCCATGACACCCGTGGCTTTGCCGATCAGGACTGGGCCGCTCTGGCCCGCCCCGGCGAGGTCGCAGCCATCTACATGGGCAAGAAATCCGCCCGTTTTGTGCAGGGCCGCATGATCATGCATGGCGCCAATCGCGCCACGCCGGTCACGGTGATCGAAAACGCCTCCCGCGCCAATCAGCGGGTATTGGAGACCACCCTTGAACGCCTGCCAACAGATCTCGCCGCAGCGGATTTTGATGGTCCCGCTCTTACCTTTCTTGGGCTCGCGCCGCGCCAAAGCCTGGCCGCCCTTTCAGACCTAAACATGGAGCTTGCATAA
- a CDS encoding Lrp/AsnC family transcriptional regulator, with the protein MTARIDVTDRKILAELQRDAGQSLDEIARQVGSSKTPVWNRIRKLREAGVIGQQTMVLDAEALGFEACFFVLIRTSEHEADWQAKFLKALRDRPEVQEAHRLAGDIDYILKVRVQNARAYDVFYQALISEVKVHNVTALLSMEEIKSTTMLPLES; encoded by the coding sequence ATGACAGCACGGATCGATGTGACAGACCGGAAAATTCTGGCGGAGCTGCAGCGCGATGCGGGGCAATCGCTGGATGAAATCGCCCGTCAGGTGGGCAGTTCCAAGACCCCTGTGTGGAATCGGATCCGCAAATTGCGCGAGGCCGGGGTTATTGGTCAGCAGACCATGGTGCTGGATGCAGAGGCGCTGGGGTTTGAGGCCTGTTTCTTTGTATTGATCCGCACCTCAGAGCATGAGGCGGATTGGCAGGCCAAGTTTCTGAAGGCTTTGCGCGACCGCCCGGAAGTGCAGGAGGCGCATCGGCTGGCGGGGGATATCGACTATATTCTCAAGGTGCGGGTGCAAAACGCGCGGGCCTATGATGTGTTTTATCAGGCGCTGATTTCAGAGGTGAAGGTGCATAATGTAACGGCGCTTTTGTCGATGGAAGAGATCAAATCCACCACTATGCTGCCACTGGAGAGCTAA